The sequence ACCGTCTTCGAGCCGGGCCACGCGAGCCGTCTCGGACTCGCCGACGGCGACCTGGTTCTCATCGTCCACAGCGGTTCCCGGGGGCTGGGCGAACGGATCCTGCGGGCGCATACCGCGGTCCACGGTGCGGGCCCCGCCCCTGATCCCGGCGCCTACCTGGCGATGCATGACGACGCCGTACGCTGGGGATCGCTCAACCGGCGGTTGATGGCCGCCCGGGTCGCCCATGCCCTGGGGGCCGAGCCCGCCGAGCCGCTCGTCGACCAGTGCCACAACCTGGTCGAGGTCCGCGACGGGGTCTACCTGCACCGCAAGGGAGCGGCGCCGGGTGACGGCCGCGACGTGCTCATTGCCGGTACGCGAGGCACCCCCTCCTATCTCGTGGCCGCCCACGCCGGGCCGGACGCCAATCATTCCGTCGCGCACGGCGCGGGCCGCAAGATGTCGCGTGCGGACGCCCTGCGCCGGGGCCGGGCCAAGCACACGGTCGAGGAACTGCGCCGCACGCCGGTGGGCTCGCTGGTGGTGTGCGGAGACCGCCAGCTGCTCTTCGAGGAGGCGCCGACGGCCTACAAGCGCATCGAGCAGGTGATCGCCGACCTCGTCGACCATGACCTGGCCACGCCCGTGGCCACCACGGTCCCTCTGGTCACCTACAAGACACCCGATCTCGGATCCGCACCCCAGCGGGACCAGCGCCGCAAGCGAGGCCGGCAGTGAGCGTCCACCTGCTCCTGTCAGCCGGGCGCGGCCCGCAGGAGTGCGCCTGGGCGCTGGCCCGGCTGCTGCGCCGCCTGGAAGCCGATGCCACCCGGCAGAACCTGGAAACCCACCGGGCCCAGACCGTTCCCGGCGACCGGCCCGATACCTACCGATCGGTCCTGATCCAGATATCGGGAGCCGGTGCCGAGGCGTTCGCCGCCTCGTGGACCGGAACCCTGTGCTGGCAGGCCCCCAGCCCATACCGGGCTGGCACAGGCCGGAAGAACTGGTACGTCATCGCCCAACCGTGCCAGGTCGACACCCCGCGCACGACGTTCGCGGAGGCGGACGTCGACATCGTCGCCTGCCGCACCGGCGGCCCCGGCGGTCAGCATCGAAACAAGGCCAGCACGGCGGTACGGGCGACCCACCGGCCCTCGGGGATCGTCGTCGTGGTCGACACCGAGCGGCAGTTCAGCCTCAACCGCCGCATCGCCATGCGGCTGCTGCGACAGCGCATCGAGGACGGCGACGCGACGGCAGGGCGTGCCGTCACCACCGCTCGCTGGCGCGTCCACGATGAGCTCGTACGCGGCAACCCCACCCGTATCGAACGTCCGGAAATGCCGGAGCAGGACCTGGCTTCGCAGGGACAGACGCGCCGACGACCGTGACAGTCCGCCCGACCATGCCCTGCCGCGGAAGGAGAATCGCACCCGACAGTATGAGAATCGCCAGCGCAAAAGCACGCACGGTAAGGACCTGCCGGCACGATCGCGGTACCCCGGCGCCGTGAGCAGCCCAAGGAAGCTCACCGAGAGTGGACGCAACTGTGGAGGCCCCCAAGCCTGGAGCACAGGGCACAGGGCACAGGGCACAGGGCACAGGGCACAGGGGCACAAGAAGCAGTGCGGAACGATGCGAACCAGTGAACGCCAAAAGTCCAGCTCAGAACGCCTTCTAAGAGATCACCGCAGGTCGGTCACCATGGCGGATCAGATCTCGATGTTCTGAGCTGCCAGGCTCCTGAACCGCGGTGATCTCGCTGTAGTCCTCCTCAGGACACAGCAAGGTCCCCGAAATCCGGAACGATTCAGTCACTGGCGTTCGATTGGATGGGCGTATGACTGCTCAGGATGTGGCCCGTCTGCTGCCCGGTGTCCCGATGCTCCGCGACCTGTGCCGGTCCATGGCGGTGCTGGAGGCCATCCTGAGCCCGGAGTGGGAGAGCCGCTACCACTCCTTCGACGCGGCTTGGAGCCCGAGGGAGGAGATGGCCTCCATGCGCAACGGCTCGGGAGATGAATACTCCGTAGTCTTCTCAGCGATGGGTGCGTACATCCGCGGCTTCGATCACGAGTCGGTGATGAGTCCGTACGCCAACGACGGGCCGTGGCCGGGGGTGCTCGACTCGGTCCCCGGCGTCTTCCGCCACTGCGTCGAAGAGCCTGCGTTCTGCGACGAGGACGGCATGCCGATCGTGACCGCCTGCCTGTGGCGCGAGGCCGGCGACGACCGCCGGCGGGCGGGTGAGATCGAGTATCCGGACTGTGAGAGCGATCCCGACGGAGCGGCGCATCTGTTCGGGCTGCTCGTCGATCCGCCCGCGGAGGCGTTCCGGCGGTTCGCCGAGGACTACTACGAAGTGCCCGTGGACCTCGACGCGGTGCGGCACGTCCATGCCCTGCGTCCGCTGACGCAGGCGGTGGTCACCGCGCTGAACGCCGACCTCACCTTGAGGGATCTTGCCGAAGACCTTGCGGCATCCCGGTATCCGTCTGCCGCCGATTGAGAGGCCAGAGACCGCTGCCGATCCTTCCCGCCCAAGCGGTGCATCTGGTGGCAGCAGCACCGGCGCACGCCGAGCGGAGTGCCGTACAGCAGCGGCGTACAGCAACACCGCCTTACACGATCACACGCTGCCGGCCCACATCCACCGCCTGAGCAGGGGGAACGCCTCTGACGAGGCGTCTGCCCTTCCACTACGGATCAGAAGGTCAGGGGTTCGGGTCCTCTCGGCCGTGCGTAACGGAAGCCCTGGTCATCCCAGCGATGACCAGGGCTTTTCGCTTGTAGATCATGTTTCGGGGTCCGGCGGCTGTCGGGCGATGCCGGCTGATCGTCCCCAATACGGCCCCACACTCCGGAGCTCAGGGCCTCGCTGATTCGCCGCTTGGCGAGCTCGTCTTGACCCCCATGAGGCATTTCTCATAGGCCCTGTGGAGAACCTCCACGCCGTTGCCTGCCCACTCGGACCTGCTTCGGCGGAACGCACGCGTTGAGCCACGTGGAGCGGCAGGCGGTGAGGTGTGGTCCTCGGCGCTCCGAGCCGTCTCACGGGCCTTCGCCAGATTCGCAGGAATGTGCTCTTGGCCAGCTCAGCCACGGATGAAAAGGCTCAGTGCCTCCTGATTAGTTCCCCTGCCCATCTGAAGGGGACGCCGCTCAGGCGGGAAAGATGTCCACGGGTTCGCCCGCCGACGTCGGTTCCTTCTTGGCGCAGGTCAGAAGGGGCCGCTCTCCGGATAGCCAGCCTTTATGACGGCCTTGCGGATCTTCGCGTTGAGTTTCTTCTCGCTGATGACCTTGCCGGCCGCAGGTGCAGCGATCTTCACTTTGGCGCCCCAGTCCGAATACTTGGTATCGGTGTGGAAGACCATCTGGTCATAGGCCGCGGTGTCGCCGTCCGGGTAGGCCGTCGTGTCGACGACCGTGCGGGTGAGCAGGTTGTGTTCATCGAAGTACAGGTGAAACTCGACGTTGCCTTCCCCGGCGGACTTGTCGTGCTGGAAGTCAGCGAGTGTGGCGGTGCCCTGATATTGGCCGGTCGCTACTTCTGATGCGTTGTCCAGCATGAACTGCAGTTGCGCTGGAGTGACGCCCATGTCGAGGACAGCGTTTTCGCGCCCACTGGCCTTCGACTGGATCCAGGAACGACCGGAAGGCAGCGCCTTGGCGATGCCGGCGTTGGTCACGTAGGCGTTTCTGCCCTCAGCGATGATCCGGTAGGGCGGGTTGGGCCCTTTCGGGCGTGAGGACATGCGGACACGGAGGTCGGCAGCCGCTACGTTGCCTTTGTCGAAAGCCAGGGTGCCGACCGTGCGGGTGCTCACCTGTACCTGCATGGCCCGATCGTCGGCGGTGAAATCGAGGGTGATGCCGCTTGTTTCGGTGATCTTTACGCCTTTGCCCGGGACCAGCTGGGCCTTCAGGGCTTTCACCGGGTTCACTGGAGCGGCCTGCACGGATGCGACGGATGCCGCCTGAGCGGGTACGGCCACCGCGCACACGACCGCGGCCGTTGCCACGAGGCCTGCGAAGAAGAGCTTCATCAGCGTCCTTGCTTGGGGGGATATAGCAGGGAAAAGGGTAAGAGAGTGGTGTTGGCGCGATAAGGAATGTCTTGTAACAATCCTGTGCAGGCCGGTGATCCCAAGTGGTGATAGCCCTCGATGAAGGCGGGGTAGTCCTTGCGTCCGCTCTCGTATTTTCGGATTAGCCCGGTCCGCCCCACGAGCCGACCCTGCCCTCCTCTGTAGGCTGAAGAGCAGAAGGAGCATGCCGCCCCGTTGACGGCGTTCATCGTGCACGCGCGGTCCGATGTCCCGCGTTTGTTGGCCAAGCTCCGCCGCCTGCGCGCTCTGCTGGAGAGTGCGCACCACGATGACGCCGATGATGGCCAGTCTTGCCAACGCGGTTGCTACTGAGGCTGAAGCTCGGAAGTTAGATCATCATGCGTGATTCATGACCGTTAGATGGTCATGCATTCGGTATGCCGGAATTATGAGGTATCCGGAAGGTGGCGGGCTGACCGCCAAAGACCGGGCGCGACGCGAAGCGGTACGGCTGCGCGCGGCGGAGATGTTCGCCCAAGACGTGTCTCAGGCCGAGGTGGCCCGGCGGCTACGCGTCCCGGCGATGTCGGCCAGCCGCTGACATCGGGCCTGGAAAGTCGGTGGAGTTGCGGCGATGGCCTCCAAGGGAGCGGCCGGATGGCCCTGCCGGCTCAATGAGGAACAACGCACCCGGCTGGAAGCCGAACTGGAGGCCGGTCCGGCCGCACACGGCTGAAGTGATCAGCGCTGGACACTGGCCCGAGTGGCGGATCTGATCGCCCGGCTGTTTCGGATCCCCTGCAGCCTGCGCGGGGTTTCGCTGTTGCTGCACCGGATGGGCTGGTCGCCGCAGGTGAGCGTCCATCGGGCCGCGGAACGCGACGAGGTGGTGATCACCTGGTGGAAGACCGAGCAGTGGCAGCGGATAAAAAGACGGCGGCGGCTCAAGACGGCTGGATCTGCTTCGAGGACGAAGCCGGCCAGATCTTGAGACCGCCCCGAGGCCGGACCTGGTCACTTTGAGGACACCCACCGCCGCGTCCTTACCGTCCTCCGTTATCCGGACCAAGCCTGACCTCTGACATGGGGTGCATCTAGGTGCACCCCATGGCGGTAGCCTGCGCCATTCCCTCCTCGCCGCGCCGTTCCTAGGCTCGCCGCATGACATTCATCCGTACTCTCAACTCAGCGGTTGTGAGCTTGGTAATCGTCATGGCAGGGGCCGCGCCGGCGGACGCGGCCCCGCGGAATGCCGTACGGACCGATGCGGGTTGGGTGCGCGGCGAGATCGCCCGGGACCACCGGATCTTCCAGGGCATCCCCTACGCCGCTTCTCCCGTGGGTAACCTGCGCTGGCAGTCGCCCCGGCCGGTGACTCCCTGGCATGGCGTCCGCGACGCGACACGCCCCGGTAACAGGTGTGCCCAGTCCGCGGATCTGTGGGGGTTGCCGGCCAGCGACAGCGAGGACTGCCTGTACCTCAACGTGACCGTCCCGCGCTCGGCCACTCCGAGCCGCCCCCGGCCCGTGATGGTCTGGTTGCACGGCGGCAGCCTGACGAAGGGGGCCGGCAGCGACTACGACGCCACCCGCCTGGCCACGCGCGGCGACGTCGTGGTGGTCACCGTCAACTACCGGCTGGGCGTGTTCGGCTTCTTCGGGCATCCCGGACTGGCGGACGGCGGGGCCTACGGGCTGGAGGACCAGCAGGCCGCTCTGCGCTGGGTCCAGCGCAACGTGGCGGCCTTCGGCGGCGACCACCGCAACGTCACGTTGTTCGGGGAATCCGCCGGGGCGCACTCGGCGTGCTCCCACCTGGCGTCGCCCACCGCTGCAGGGCTGTTCCGCCGGGCGATCCTCCAGAGCACGCCGTGTTCGCAGGCCGCCTTCACCCGCAGCGGCCTGAGGCCGCTCCTGGACATCCCGATGTGGGTTCCCAAGGCCGCTCACGAGGCGCACGGGGCCACCATCGCCACCGCGCTCGGCTGCACCGATCCGGAGACAGCCGTCACCTGTCTGCGCGGCAAGCCCGTCTCCAAGCTCCTCGCGCAGGAGCCGCTCGCCCTGCCGAGCTACGGCAACACCGTGCTGCCCGCCGATCCCGAGACCGTCTTCGCGCAGGGCCGCTTCCACCGTGTGCCGATCCTCACCGGCATCACCCGTGACGAGGGGACCCTATTCGCCGCGCTGATGTTCCCCGGTCTCACCGAGCAGGGGTACCAGGAGGGCCTGCGTCGCTTCTTCGGTGACAAGGCCACGGCGATCGCGGCGGAGTATCCGTCCCGTGGGCGGCCGGTGCAGGCCGCCGCAGCAATCCTGAGCGATCTCGACTGGGCGTGGGCCGGTCGTGCCAGTGACCGAATGCTCAGTGAGCACACCCCGGTCTACTCCTACGGGTTCGCCGACCGTACCGCGCCGCCGATCTTCCCCCTTCCCGGTGGCGTGGAGCCGCTCGCCTCGCACGGATCGGAACTGTCGTTCCTGTTCCCCGGGGCTGCGCTCACCCGCGAGCAGCGGAAGCTCGGCGACACGATGATCACGTACTGGTCCCGCTTCGCGGCGACCGGCGACCCCAACGCTCCTGGCCTGCCGCGCTGGAGTCCCGTGCGCACCGGGCATGTCCATCGCCTGGCTCCGGGCCCCGGTGGCGTCGGCATCTACGATCAGGACGCCCTCCACAAGCTGGCCTTCTGGGACCGCCTGGCCGACCGCTGACCTGCCGGACACCCATCCGGGCCGGCGTGGTCGACATGGTCGGCCCGCCGATAGGTAGGCCTGAACAACTCGAGTCAAACCGTCCAGAAGAAGATGCCGTTCCGCAGGTCAGTACGTGTCCCTTGCGACAACTTCGCGTGGAAGGGACAGTCGTGCTCGGTGGCTCTCTTCTTTGGTGATCTTGTTGGTTGTGGTTCGCCTTCTGGATCGTTCGGCCTGGTTCCTGTTCTGGTTGAGGCTTCGTGCTCTGGTTCGGGGGAGTGAGCCAGTGCGGCATGACGAAGGGCGCGCCCCAGAGGTTCAGGGGCGCGCCCTTGGCGACGTCTGGCGGCCTGTCAGGGGGCACCGATGGTGGTGCGCCGGCGGTGCGCATGTCGGCCAGGGCGCGTAGCAGGCGGCCCTGGCGGGCGCTGGCGCGTATCCAGCGTTCGAGCATCCCGGTGCCAGGTGCAGATAGGTCGGCCAGGGCGCGCATCGCCATGCGGCGGGTGACCTGAGTGCCGTTGAGGCGGCGCAGGCTGTGCTCGGCGAGCTCGCCGGTGCTGGTGCCGATCGCGGCGGTCAGGTCGGCGGAGCCGGTTGTGGCCATCAGGTCGGCGGCGGCCAGGGCCTCGCCAATGGAGGGCAGCTTGCGCGCGTACGCCGCGGCGATCACCTCGATGGCGCAGTCGTAGTTCAGCCAGCACACCGGTTACGGGCGCTTCTTCTCGGGGTGTCGGTAACGAAGCTGTCAGCAGGTGCACGCGATTGCGTTAACCCAGGTCAGCGAGCCGGACTGGCGGGACGGAATCAGCATTCTGCAGGTGAACCCCAGCGTGCACCTGATCGGCACGGCCAATCGGCCGCATCATCGCCGGCCAGCGATATCCGCCCGATTTTCGGCGGCAACTACGGCTACCCCTCACCTGGGCAGACACGGTTGTTTACGGCTGGTGGATCGAGCCTTACCGACACCCCGTCACCGGCGGCCCGGCGAGGACGGGCCGCCCGGCCGGTCGTCCGTCGCGCGGACGGCGACGGCAGCGATGTCGTCGTCGAGTCGGCCGTGGCTGTAGTGGACCAGGTCCCTGTGCAGCTGCTCGAGCAGCCGGGAAGGGGAGTCCGCGTCCCACTGGCCCGCGTGCTGCGTCAGCGGGAAGAACGCGCCAGTGTGGTCGCGGGTCTCGGTGACGCCGTCGGTGTACAGCAGCAGTTGGTCACCGGCGGCGAAGGGGAGGGGGTCGATGTGATACTCCTGCCCGAGCAGGGCGCCCATGTTGATGGGCGGCGAGGGAGCCGTGGGAGTGACCTCGCGGACCGCTCCCGCGCGGAGCAGCAGCGGCGAGGGGTGGCCGCAGTTGACGATTTCGACCACCGATCCGTTGTCGGGGAACTCGGCGAGCAGGGCCGTGGCGAAGTACTCCAGGTCGTCGCCGAACAACAGCGTGGTGTAGCGGTTCATGCTCACGTCCAGTCGGCGGGCCAGCCGCGCCAGGTCCGGCTCGTCGTACGCGGCCTCCCGGAAGCATCCGACGATCGCCGAGGCCACGCCGACCGCAGGGAGTCCTTTGCCGCGAACGTCGCCGATGATCAGGCGGACGCCGTGGGGCGTCTCCAGCGCTTCGTAGAAGTCACCGCCGACATGGGCCTGGGCCGCGGCAGCGAGGTAGAGCGCGTCGATGTCCAACCGGCCGAGGCGGTGGGGCATAGGGCGCAGCAGGACCTTCTGCGTCGTCTCGGCGACGGAGCGGACCTGGGCGAGGGTCTCCTCCCGCTGCTGGCGCACATGGCTGGCGGAGGCGGCCGCGACGGTCACACCCGCGATCACCGCGATGGTGAACAGGTGGGTGTGCGACTCCTCCGGCTGGCCGATGGTTACGGCGATCAGGACGTCGATGGCCAGGGCCAGCAGGCCGAGGGCCACCGTTTCGACCACCGGCCACATCGAGGCGGCGAGAGCGGGGGCAACCACGAGAAAGCGGCTGAAGTAGAGGTGACTCGGAGTCAGAACGGCCACCACGGTGACGACGGCGGTCAGCGCCAGGGGCGCCAGGAGCATCGGCTCCTCCCAGAGAATGTCCGCGCGACGCCACAATCGACTGGAACGGTTCACCTAAGCATCGTAGGGTGACTAGCCTTTACCCTACGTGATTGAATCCGGCTGTCTGGGGCGGCTGCGGCAAGGCGTCGGCAGGCGGGCGGTGGCCGGATCAGGCAGAGTCGCGCGGTTCGCTCTCGGCCGCATCCACCGGCGCTGTCAGACCTGGCACAGAGCGGCGTCGGCGGAGTCCACGGCCTGAGAAACCTCACGGACCGCGCCTCGGGGGTTGAGGAACATCTCTGCGAAGTAGGTGTGAGCGAAGTTGCCGGGACCGTCGTAATCGCGTTGCGCGGCGCTCAGGCAGTCCCAGCCGCGCCGGCACCGGCCGCAGCAATCGTGATCGGTGATGGGCGGCTTCACCTTCAGCCTTCAGGCACACCCTGTTATGGTCGGCGGATCCGAGCTGGCGTCCCTCATCGAAGTGTTGAGCGTTCTGGACGACGGCGCCCATGCAGCAGGTGGCCTCCGAGCAGGACCGCGCAGGACCCGACGGTCAGCAGCCCGCCGGCGAGGAAGGTGCTCCGTACATCGGCGAGCGACAGGACCAGTCCCCCAAGCGCGGCACCCGCCGCGATGCCGGCATTGTAAGCACCGGAGTTCGCCGCGAAGGCAATGTCCGTGCGGCCCGGCGCGCAGTGCAGCATCGTGTTCTGCGTGGTCATGAACACCGGGCCGAGTGCGCCACCCATCAGCGTAAGGGACATCACCGCCGCCACCGGATGAGCGCCGAACGCGTACAGGCCTAGCATGCCCACCGCCTGCGTGGCCACGGCGGTGGCCAGCGCGGACTGCGGAAAGCGGTCCAGGAACGCCCCGGTGATGCTCACCCCGGCCAGACACGCGACACCGAAAACCACGAACAGGACGCTGACTGCGCTGGGGGAGAACCCGCTCACGTCGCCCAGGAACGTCACGATGTAGGTGTATCCCGTGAACGCCCCGGCGGCGGACAAGGCTCCGGCCGCCAGCACCGTCCCGAACCGCCACACGTCGGGACTGGTCGCGTAGGCGGCAGGCTCTTCTTCCGGACGCGACGTCGGCAGCAGAACGGCGATCGTCACCAAAGAGACCAGCCCCAGAGCCGCCAGCATGGCGATGGGCACCTGCCAGGTGCTCTGCCGGCCCAGCCAGGTCCCAGCGGGAACACCGAGCACCAGGGCGAGCGAACCAGCCACGGACAGCGCCCCGACCACACGCCCCCGGACCTCGGGCGCGAACAGGCCCACCGCGACCGGCCCCATCACGGCCCAGAACAGCGCCTGGGCGAGCGCGGTCAGCAGCCGCGCCACGAGGAGCAGCCAGTAAGAGGGGGTCAGCGCGGCAACGAGACTGGACACCACGAGTGCGGCCAGCAGTCCTGTGAGCACATAACGTCGGGGCACGGCCCGCACGACGTGGGCAATCGGCACAGATGCGATGGCCACCGCAACGCCGTAGCCGGTGACCAGGAGACCCACCGCTGACAGGGACACCCGTAGGTCTTCGGACATGAGCCTCAGGAGGCCGACCGGCAGGTTCTCCGCGGTGTTGAAGGTGAGGGCGGCCAGCATCAGAGCCCCGAGCACCGCCAGCCTGTGCCATGGAGCCGGACGTCGCGTGATCGTACGGTCTCTTCCTGTTCTCGCCCGTTGCACCTGCTCAGTGGCACCATTCATGCAGATACCCCACCAAGTTCAGCAGTCCCGGTGCAATCGAATTCACCGGCACCGAAAGCGGCCGCCGGCGGGTGGCCCGGGCCTGTCTCGCCTCCCCCGACTGTGATCAGGGCCCTTCGACGAACTTCCCTCGGCGCTGGGCTACCGCGCCACCCGGCAAGCCATCGCCCGGGCGATGGCCGCCGGACAACCCCTAAGGCCTGTCTGATAAACGATCACGGTGGATGCGGTTAGATGATCGTTCGTGGTGCGACGAGGTGAACTGACCGACAAGGCCTGGCAACGAATCGGGCCCCTGCTGCCCGCGACGGATGGCAGGGGACACCCTTGGCGCGACCATCGCGAGGTCATCAACGGGATTCTGTGGCGGCTGCGCACCGGAGCATCTTGGCGGGACATCCCCGAACGGTACGGCCCCTGGCGGACGTGCTACGAGCGGTTCAAACGCTGGGACGAGGACGGCACTTGGGCCAGGATCCTGGAAGATCTGCAGGTCAAGGACGACTCCATCGGTACGGTCGAACTGACCGTCAGCATCGACTCGACCATCGCCCGCGCCCACCAGCACGCCGCCGGCGCGCGAAAAAGGGGGACGACGGCCGGACGGTCGACGCGAAACAATCCCAAAGGCGACAAGACCTCGGACGCTCCCGCGGTGGACTGACCACCAAACTTCACCTGACCGGCGGCAGCGTCGTGGGCTGTACCGCCTTCGAAGCGGTCATGGCCAAATTCCGGCTGCGCCGCCGCATCGGCCGGCCTCGTACCCGATCGGATCGCCTGCTGGGTGACAAGGGCTAATCCTCCAAGAAGATCCGCCTGTGCTTGCGGCGGCGCGGCATTCAGGCGGTCATTCCCGAACGCAGGGACCAGATCGCCAACCGCACGCGCAAGGGCAGCCAGGGCGGCCGCCCTCCCGTCTTCGACAAAGGCCGCAACCTTGTGGAACGATGCTTCGCCAAGCTCAAGCAGGGGCGGGCCATCGCCACGCGCTTCGACAAGCTCGCCGACCGCTATCTTGCAGGCGTCACCCTGGCATCCATCATGCTCTGGCTCCGCCACTTCGAATTGTCAGACAGGCCTTAACTCCGGGAATTCGGTCTCAGTAACAACATGTCTGGATACTGATGGACGTTCGTAGAAAGTGATCACGGCGAAGGCATCAATGAGCATGTGCTTCTGATGGTGGTGGGCGCCGTGGACGTTCTCGAGCTGGCTGCGGATCAGAAGGTCGGGGTTTCGAGTATCTCCGGCCGCACAGCGCGAAGGCCCAGGTCATCACCACGATGACATGGGCTTTTTCGTGCCTGCGATCAGTTCTGATGTCCGGCTGTGCCCGGTCGTCACCGAGCGGCGATGGTTGATCCTTCCCGATGCGTTGCCACGCTCCAGGGATTGCAGTAGCGGCACGCCGCGGTACAGTCCTCGGTCCGTCGGCCGGGTTATGGCGTGAGCGGCGCAGATCATCGCTGCTGTTACCTGCCTGTAAGCCCTCGCGTGTGGCAAGTAGCTTCGGCGGACAGCGCCGCGGTGTGCTGTCACACAGATAATTGCCGAATTGTTCTTATGAGGTATTCAAGTCATCAGGTGCCAATGAGCTCATCACCCAATCAGGTGGAACGGGCTCCCCGCAATCTCTTCAAGCCGGTGAAGGACACCCGGGGATAAGTCACCCGGCTCTCGCTCGGGAACAATGATCTCAATACCGGGCCCATGAAGTACCTCGCAGCGAGTTGCAGGTAGAACCTCAAGAACCCAAAACCGGACCCTCATGGCCTCTTGTTCGGTGAGTACGGCATTCCTATCTTGGGCAACCAGCCGGATCATGCGATGCAGTCTGTCATTTGGGTCATGCCTGCGCCTCCTCCTATAGGGCATCGGAGTGCGGTTTGACGGTGATCACTCTCAGAGTTCCCTTGGTCACCATGATCATCTCTCCCGCTCCAAGGTCTCGCAGTGCGACAACTCCGGTAACCGACGAGCACCGTTCCAAAACATGTCCATCAGACCGCAGGCGAAAGAGCACACCGCCTTCGCTGACCACCACGAATCCCTCGCCGTCTCGAACCACCCCGCTGACGAGCGGCTGCCTGACCTCCACATTCCACAATTTCGATCCGTCGCCGGGGTCGACGGCGAGATAACCGGCCCGCCGCTCGCTTAACCACACCACGCCACCGGTGAACTCGGCAGCCGAGGCCAAGAGGTCGGAATCGTGACGGAAGAACTGATCGACGAGACCCGATGACAATTGAATGGCCACCACGGACCGCGGGCCGCACGGCATCAAGCAGCGGTCAGGGTCGACCAGGGTGAACGCCGGCCGATGGTCGGTGTCCGCCAATGGCTCCGGCAACCGCCAGCGGCCCAGTTCCCTGCCATCATGTGGATCGATCAGCCACGCTTCCGAACCGCTCCCCGACAGCACACCGCCGTCCCAGGACAGAGGAAGCACCGTGGCCGTAGGCTGCTGTGTCCGCCACAGAGGCCGACCGTCCTTCAGGTTGAAGGCGGCCATGGGGGTGTAACCACGCCAGCCACCGACGATGACCGTCTCCGCGGTAGCCACGACATGCCCCGAAAATGGCGGCAACCCGGCACGCCACACCACAGCCCCTGTCGTGAGATCGAGGCAGGACAGTTGATCGGTGTCATGCGCCAGAACCAGGCAACGATCGCCGGCGACTACGACGGCGCGTGGCCAGGTTCCTATCGGAACGTCCCAGCGGACCGAGCCGTCGTAGCGATCCAGGCAGACAAGCCGAGTATGGCGCTCATGGACGACGACGCGATCTTCCGTCACCGCCACCGCCGAAGCGGAACCCCTCTGATGGAGCTGTCGCTCCCACAGTGTCTTCCCGATCACTTGCCAAGTTCAGCAGGCAAGTGCCGGTCGCACCAACCACGTCAAGAGCTGGAGGTCACATCGGCCGAAGCGAGGAAAGGAGAGGCGCCCTCCGGGGTCGGCAACCGAGCTCTTGCTGTGCATGAGGCGGTCACCGCTGCCGAGCCGGCTCATGAAGATTCAC comes from Streptosporangium roseum DSM 43021 and encodes:
- a CDS encoding RNA ligase RtcB family protein, whose protein sequence is MSQQHSRQESSLPSTTAMGPATVAVFASPASWIESDALAQCHQVAALDGMMHVAAMPDLHPGKGAPIGAAMASTVLYPFLVGSDIGCGIAVFPMKLKRAVPEKLAARFPDLDRALDPEQDADDPAWDVVKGDIPAGHVEGLGTVGRGNHFVELARIGTVFEPGHASRLGLADGDLVLIVHSGSRGLGERILRAHTAVHGAGPAPDPGAYLAMHDDAVRWGSLNRRLMAARVAHALGAEPAEPLVDQCHNLVEVRDGVYLHRKGAAPGDGRDVLIAGTRGTPSYLVAAHAGPDANHSVAHGAGRKMSRADALRRGRAKHTVEELRRTPVGSLVVCGDRQLLFEEAPTAYKRIEQVIADLVDHDLATPVATTVPLVTYKTPDLGSAPQRDQRRKRGRQ
- the prfH gene encoding peptide chain release factor H gives rise to the protein MSVHLLLSAGRGPQECAWALARLLRRLEADATRQNLETHRAQTVPGDRPDTYRSVLIQISGAGAEAFAASWTGTLCWQAPSPYRAGTGRKNWYVIAQPCQVDTPRTTFAEADVDIVACRTGGPGGQHRNKASTAVRATHRPSGIVVVVDTERQFSLNRRIAMRLLRQRIEDGDATAGRAVTTARWRVHDELVRGNPTRIERPEMPEQDLASQGQTRRRP
- a CDS encoding carboxylesterase/lipase family protein translates to MAGAAPADAAPRNAVRTDAGWVRGEIARDHRIFQGIPYAASPVGNLRWQSPRPVTPWHGVRDATRPGNRCAQSADLWGLPASDSEDCLYLNVTVPRSATPSRPRPVMVWLHGGSLTKGAGSDYDATRLATRGDVVVVTVNYRLGVFGFFGHPGLADGGAYGLEDQQAALRWVQRNVAAFGGDHRNVTLFGESAGAHSACSHLASPTAAGLFRRAILQSTPCSQAAFTRSGLRPLLDIPMWVPKAAHEAHGATIATALGCTDPETAVTCLRGKPVSKLLAQEPLALPSYGNTVLPADPETVFAQGRFHRVPILTGITRDEGTLFAALMFPGLTEQGYQEGLRRFFGDKATAIAAEYPSRGRPVQAAAAILSDLDWAWAGRASDRMLSEHTPVYSYGFADRTAPPIFPLPGGVEPLASHGSELSFLFPGAALTREQRKLGDTMITYWSRFAATGDPNAPGLPRWSPVRTGHVHRLAPGPGGVGIYDQDALHKLAFWDRLADR
- a CDS encoding PP2C family protein-serine/threonine phosphatase, giving the protein MNRSSRLWRRADILWEEPMLLAPLALTAVVTVVAVLTPSHLYFSRFLVVAPALAASMWPVVETVALGLLALAIDVLIAVTIGQPEESHTHLFTIAVIAGVTVAAASASHVRQQREETLAQVRSVAETTQKVLLRPMPHRLGRLDIDALYLAAAAQAHVGGDFYEALETPHGVRLIIGDVRGKGLPAVGVASAIVGCFREAAYDEPDLARLARRLDVSMNRYTTLLFGDDLEYFATALLAEFPDNGSVVEIVNCGHPSPLLLRAGAVREVTPTAPSPPINMGALLGQEYHIDPLPFAAGDQLLLYTDGVTETRDHTGAFFPLTQHAGQWDADSPSRLLEQLHRDLVHYSHGRLDDDIAAVAVRATDDRPGGPSSPGRR
- a CDS encoding MFS transporter, which translates into the protein MLAALTFNTAENLPVGLLRLMSEDLRVSLSAVGLLVTGYGVAVAIASVPIAHVVRAVPRRYVLTGLLAALVVSSLVAALTPSYWLLLVARLLTALAQALFWAVMGPVAVGLFAPEVRGRVVGALSVAGSLALVLGVPAGTWLGRQSTWQVPIAMLAALGLVSLVTIAVLLPTSRPEEEPAAYATSPDVWRFGTVLAAGALSAAGAFTGYTYIVTFLGDVSGFSPSAVSVLFVVFGVACLAGVSITGAFLDRFPQSALATAVATQAVGMLGLYAFGAHPVAAVMSLTLMGGALGPVFMTTQNTMLHCAPGRTDIAFAANSGAYNAGIAAGAALGGLVLSLADVRSTFLAGGLLTVGSCAVLLGGHLLHGRRRPERSTLR
- a CDS encoding PQQ-binding-like beta-propeller repeat protein; the encoded protein is MIGKTLWERQLHQRGSASAVAVTEDRVVVHERHTRLVCLDRYDGSVRWDVPIGTWPRAVVVAGDRCLVLAHDTDQLSCLDLTTGAVVWRAGLPPFSGHVVATAETVIVGGWRGYTPMAAFNLKDGRPLWRTQQPTATVLPLSWDGGVLSGSGSEAWLIDPHDGRELGRWRLPEPLADTDHRPAFTLVDPDRCLMPCGPRSVVAIQLSSGLVDQFFRHDSDLLASAAEFTGGVVWLSERRAGYLAVDPGDGSKLWNVEVRQPLVSGVVRDGEGFVVVSEGGVLFRLRSDGHVLERCSSVTGVVALRDLGAGEMIMVTKGTLRVITVKPHSDAL